The window ATACTTGTCGATGACCGCCTTGTCGGGGTGACCTTCCTGCACGATAACCTTTCCGGTCGTGGGGTCCCATGTCAGCGGGTACTTGGAATCCGGATCAACGCCGAGCTTCTCAAGGTCAGCCTTGACCTCTTCATCCCACTTCTCTTCAAGGCTCTTGCGGTAGGTATCGACATCATCAAAGGAGAGCTTGCCGTCATCCCCTTTGGGCACGTCGGCAAGAATTGCATTGATGGAATTGCGAATCTGCGTCTTCCAATTTGCGCTGGAAGAATCTGTCGTGCTGTCGCTGCTCTGCGTTTCGGATTGAGAACTCAGAGTCTGAAGCAAAGAATAACTGTTGGAATAGCTTCCCACGCCGTACGGATTGATGGCCATGGTGTCCCACCTTGTCATTATGTTGAATTGGCATTTTTTTCCCAATGCGTAAGAAAGCATAAGTTGTGCCAAGAAACATAAAGACAGAGCCCGCTTGGAGTGATTCTTAAACGGAGGCAATATTTAGTAGCAGACCTCCAAATCGCGCTCCTGAATGAGCGCGTCCAATTCCTTCTGGAAAGCATTTACAATAGTTTCGTCTGCATTCTTGTTGAATGCGATACACAGCGGATATTTCTTCAAAGAATAGACCACCTCATACTTGTCGGGATCGAATCCGAGGTATTTGAGCGCATAGGCTGCCACTTTGGCGTCGTACACAAACAGATCAATCCGCCCATCCTGCAATTTCTTCCAATTGGATTCCGATGAGTTGGCAATATCAAGATATCTCTCAGGAACAAAACCACGAATCAGCTGATGGCCGATATCCTCACGAACCACACCGATGCGATACTTTTGAAAATCCACAAGCGATTTAAGGACGATGCCATCATCTTTCCGAGCCAGAACACCGATCTGGGCACAGCCAATCGGACACACCCATTTGAATTTATCCATTCGTCCCGGGCTTTGCACCGTCCCGTATATGGCCGCATTTTTTGAATTGAGCACTTCATTGTACCCTCTTGCCCACGGCTCCAATTCGATTGTTGTAGAATCTTTCATGCCAATCCGCTCGATGATTTCAACGATGATATCCGTCGACAATCCAATCAAACGGCCGTGCTCCATATAGTTGTAAGGAGGATATGACTCGGTAAAAATTCGTAGTTTTACGGGCTCCTGACCGGATGCCACATGCGCTGAACAAAAAAGGAATAGCAAAGCGACCGCAATAAACCGTAAACGCATTTCTCACCGCCTGTTAACGTAGTCCGGATACTGCCTTCATAACCTAATTAGGGTCTGTACCATATTAGAAACAAAAAAGCCGCCCATACGGACGGCCTTTCTGACTTCTTCTCCAGTCGAGCAGACGTTATGCCACAGCCTGCCGTGCCTTCTTGATATCAACACAGACCAAACGGTCGATTTCACGGACTTTTTTCATCACGCACTTTGCGATGCGCTTGAACTCGGGGAAATCCTTGGGCTCGTATTCGAACTTGGCGCGGGTCAATCCGGCCATGTCGATGGCTTCGTTAAAGAGATACGGCATGTACAGCGGGTCCTGCTTGATGAACATTTCCACGCGATTCATGGTCTCATGGATTGCCTGCTGATTCTCCTTGAGATTGCGGAACAGCTTGGCGAGATGCTTTTCGGCGTTACGCAAGGAGGTGGACCACATGGGCCCACGCGGCTCAAGCGGCATTTCCTTGCCCTTGTCGCGACACGCCATGAGCTCGGTCATGAAGCGATCCACGCTGCCGGGAGCCGAAGCAAGGATACCTTCCTTATAAGCCGTGTTGATGTCGATGGCCTTTGTGCCCTTGATTTCAACACCACCGCCGTAAATATTGTAGACCGGGAACGGAGACTGACGAAGGTCGTCCTCCACCTCTCGCTTGGCGGTCATGTACTGAATCGTGGTCAGAATTTCCTCACCATCCATGTTGGTGGTGTGCTGGTGGAAGTGC of the Pseudodesulfovibrio sp. zrk46 genome contains:
- a CDS encoding ABC transporter substrate-binding protein; the encoded protein is MIGLSTDIIVEIIERIGMKDSTTIELEPWARGYNEVLNSKNAAIYGTVQSPGRMDKFKWVCPIGCAQIGVLARKDDGIVLKSLVDFQKYRIGVVREDIGHQLIRGFVPERYLDIANSSESNWKKLQDGRIDLFVYDAKVAAYALKYLGFDPDKYEVVYSLKKYPLCIAFNKNADETIVNAFQKELDALIQERDLEVCY